The Pedobacter cryoconitis genome has a window encoding:
- a CDS encoding 2,3-diaminopropionate biosynthesis protein SbnB, translated as MLILNEDNILDIGINWNETVNVIEHTVKSISEGDFAQPLKPYLRYGNPKNRIIAMPAFVGGKTNMAGIKWIASFPENIKKNIPRAHSVVILNDADTGEPKGIITTALLSVIRTASVSGLIVKYFDQARDLAHIKIGISGFGPIGQYHLKMCSELLAGKIGKICLYDVRPIDPATIQCVQAEVVDSWEEAYQDADIFITCTVSDAAYIDQQPKPGSLHINVSLRDYKPVVYQWFKDSIVVDDWIEVCREKTDIEMMHLQMGLQQEDTKSIIDLVVNRSMETYPAALPVMFNPMGMAAFDIALGSYYYHAESKRLEHAAETAQTVF; from the coding sequence ATGCTGATTCTTAACGAGGACAATATCCTGGATATTGGAATAAACTGGAATGAAACTGTAAACGTCATTGAGCATACTGTAAAAAGTATTAGTGAAGGAGATTTTGCCCAACCGTTAAAACCTTATTTACGGTATGGTAATCCGAAAAACAGGATCATTGCTATGCCTGCCTTTGTTGGTGGTAAAACCAATATGGCAGGGATCAAATGGATTGCAAGTTTCCCTGAAAACATCAAGAAGAATATTCCAAGAGCGCATAGTGTGGTCATCCTCAATGATGCCGATACCGGTGAGCCCAAAGGAATTATCACTACGGCTTTGCTGAGTGTGATCCGTACCGCTTCTGTAAGTGGTTTGATTGTTAAATATTTTGATCAGGCAAGGGACCTGGCTCATATCAAAATCGGAATCTCCGGATTCGGCCCCATTGGTCAGTATCATTTGAAAATGTGTTCAGAACTATTAGCTGGAAAAATTGGTAAAATATGTCTTTATGATGTTCGCCCAATTGATCCTGCTACAATTCAGTGCGTGCAGGCAGAGGTAGTTGACAGCTGGGAAGAAGCTTACCAGGATGCAGATATTTTCATTACCTGCACAGTTTCTGATGCCGCTTATATCGATCAGCAGCCCAAACCAGGATCATTGCATATCAATGTTTCTTTGAGAGACTATAAGCCTGTTGTTTATCAATGGTTTAAAGATTCTATAGTAGTCGATGACTGGATTGAAGTGTGCAGAGAAAAAACTGATATAGAAATGATGCACCTGCAAATGGGGCTTCAGCAAGAGGATACTAAATCTATCATCGATCTGGTGGTGAACCGCTCTATGGAAACTTATCCCGCAGCACTGCCGGTGATGTTTAATCCGATGGGGATGGCTGCTTTTGACATTGCTTTAGGCAGCTATTATTACCACGCCGAAAGTAAAAGGCTGGAACATGCCGCTGAAACTGCCCAAACTGTATTTTAA
- the sbnA gene encoding 2,3-diaminopropionate biosynthesis protein SbnA, translating into MIIPNILEQVGQTPLISVKLDEFSNINLYAKLETYNPTGSVKDRAASYILKDLLRKGIIDQDTTIIESTSGNFGVSLSAYCKYLNLKFIAVVDPHISKINEMLIRANNAEIIKVTEPDNYGGYLISRIEKIKELQNTLKKSYWINQYQNPLNAKAYYHSLGKEICYQIEQIDYVFLGISSGGTITGVSQKLKENFPNVKIIAVDMEGSRIFTGRSKKRYIPGIGSSIVPEILKEAYIDDFVLVNEEATINACHELLEKHNVFVGGSSGSCLAAIKKYFLHREINREINVVCVFPDRGERYFDTIYNKEWSEAIIKLQQQETLLEAVPAI; encoded by the coding sequence ATGATTATACCAAATATTCTTGAACAGGTTGGCCAAACGCCCCTGATCTCGGTTAAACTGGATGAATTCAGCAATATCAATCTATATGCAAAGCTGGAAACCTATAATCCCACCGGAAGTGTTAAAGACAGAGCAGCTTCTTATATCCTGAAAGATCTGTTGCGCAAGGGCATCATAGATCAGGATACTACAATTATCGAATCTACTTCTGGTAATTTCGGCGTCTCTTTATCTGCTTACTGCAAATATCTGAACTTAAAATTTATCGCTGTTGTTGATCCGCATATTTCAAAGATTAATGAAATGCTGATCAGGGCCAACAATGCTGAAATTATCAAAGTAACCGAGCCAGATAATTATGGTGGATACCTGATCAGCCGTATTGAAAAAATTAAAGAATTACAAAACACTTTAAAGAAATCATACTGGATCAATCAATATCAGAATCCACTGAATGCGAAAGCTTATTATCATTCGCTGGGTAAAGAAATCTGTTATCAAATTGAGCAGATAGATTATGTTTTTCTTGGGATAAGCTCTGGTGGAACGATTACCGGTGTTTCTCAGAAACTCAAAGAGAACTTTCCAAATGTTAAGATCATTGCCGTAGATATGGAAGGATCAAGGATTTTTACAGGCCGTTCTAAAAAAAGATACATCCCTGGTATTGGTTCAAGCATTGTACCGGAAATTTTAAAGGAAGCCTATATTGATGATTTTGTACTGGTCAATGAGGAAGCCACTATTAACGCTTGTCATGAACTGCTTGAAAAACATAATGTTTTTGTAGGCGGCTCCTCTGGTTCCTGCCTGGCTGCGATAAAAAAATACTTTTTGCACCGGGAAATCAATAGAGAAATTAATGTAGTCTGTGTCTTCCCTGATCGGGGTGAAAGATACTTTGATACTATCTATAACAAAGAATGGTCGGAAGCGATCATCAAACTGCAACAACAAGAAACCTTGCTGGAAGCTGTACCCGCTATATAA